A window of Chitinophagales bacterium contains these coding sequences:
- a CDS encoding trypsin-like peptidase domain-containing protein, with protein sequence MEPGASTLTIERFQPAIIQIATQTGTGTGFYLKEFDLIITNDHVVGNNAEVTIAGKTFEKQVSRVFYTDRKHDLAFLASPLGVELPDIKLGRYESMKDGDPVIAIGHPYGLNYTATQGVISKVDRVRDGLKYIQIDAAINPGNSGGPLVNGAGEIIGVNTFIIRGGDNLGFALPVNYLLEALRLYVPNKGYPSTRCFSCGYLVLAGNIDSGKYCPSCGTEVELPTMPEKELEPVGVAKTIEEILKSLGKDIKLAREGANNWSVKEGTAKIRITYNPENYFIAGDAYLCQLPTDPAMIKSLYHYLLQENYSLNGLVLSCLKQNIVLSCVLYDLDMSLEMGQAIFGNLFRKADEYDDLLKTKFGAVERLEE encoded by the coding sequence ATGGAACCCGGAGCATCAACGTTGACCATTGAACGATTTCAGCCCGCTATCATACAGATCGCGACACAGACCGGAACGGGCACCGGTTTTTACCTGAAGGAATTTGACCTCATCATCACCAATGACCATGTGGTGGGAAATAATGCGGAGGTCACCATTGCGGGCAAGACCTTTGAAAAACAAGTGTCAAGGGTTTTTTATACCGACAGAAAACACGACCTGGCTTTTTTGGCCTCTCCTTTAGGAGTTGAACTTCCCGATATCAAACTCGGGCGATATGAGTCCATGAAGGACGGTGACCCGGTGATCGCCATTGGCCATCCTTATGGATTGAATTATACCGCCACACAAGGAGTGATCAGTAAAGTGGACCGTGTGCGTGATGGCCTGAAGTATATCCAGATCGATGCCGCGATCAACCCTGGTAATAGCGGAGGCCCGCTGGTAAATGGGGCCGGAGAGATCATTGGGGTAAATACATTTATCATTCGCGGTGGCGATAACCTGGGATTTGCCCTCCCCGTGAATTACCTGCTGGAAGCCCTTCGCCTCTATGTTCCCAATAAAGGGTATCCTTCCACCCGTTGTTTTAGTTGCGGCTACCTGGTATTGGCGGGAAATATTGACTCGGGTAAATACTGCCCCAGTTGTGGCACGGAAGTAGAGCTCCCCACCATGCCGGAAAAAGAACTGGAACCGGTTGGCGTGGCCAAAACGATTGAAGAAATTTTGAAAAGCCTGGGCAAGGATATCAAACTGGCCCGCGAAGGCGCCAATAACTGGTCGGTAAAAGAAGGAACGGCAAAGATCCGCATCACCTATAACCCCGAGAATTATTTTATTGCCGGGGATGCCTATCTCTGTCAGCTTCCCACCGATCCGGCCATGATCAAATCACTGTATCATTACCTGTTACAGGAAAATTATTCCTTAAATGGCCTGGTACTGAGTTGCCTGAAACAGAATATCGTCCTTTCCTGTGTATTATATGATCTGGATATGAGCCTCGAAATGGGACAGGCAATTTTTGGCAACCTCTTTCGAAAGGCCGATGAGTATGATGACCTGCTGAAAACAAAGTTTGGCGCAGTGGAGCGATTGGAGGAATAG
- a CDS encoding RecX family transcriptional regulator, giving the protein MPLQRLTPAQALQKLKHYCAYQERSHSEVKEKAYGFGLHRQEVDEVISALIQEDYLNEERFAIAFAGGKFRMKGWGRVKIKYELKQRKVSDYCIRKALQEIDETVYQKTLEALAKKKWNSIRGAGTNGFVKMSKTRDYLIQRGFETDKIREVLTKMGNKEQKNKE; this is encoded by the coding sequence ATGCCGCTTCAACGCCTTACACCGGCACAAGCCCTTCAAAAATTAAAGCATTACTGCGCCTATCAGGAACGCAGCCATAGCGAGGTAAAAGAAAAAGCCTATGGATTTGGTCTCCACCGCCAGGAGGTGGATGAGGTGATCTCCGCGTTGATACAAGAAGATTATTTGAATGAGGAACGATTTGCGATCGCCTTCGCGGGAGGTAAGTTTCGTATGAAGGGCTGGGGCCGGGTCAAGATCAAATATGAATTGAAACAACGGAAAGTGAGTGATTACTGTATCCGTAAGGCTTTACAGGAAATCGATGAAACAGTTTATCAGAAAACACTGGAAGCCCTGGCCAAAAAAAAGTGGAACTCCATTCGCGGAGCAGGCACCAATGGGTTTGTGAAAATGAGTAAGACGAGGGATTATTTGATACAGCGGGGGTTTGAAACCGATAAGATCAGAGAGGTGTTGACGAAGATGGGGAATAAGGAACAGAAAAATAAGGAATAA
- a CDS encoding S9 family peptidase, whose translation MLFRKSKKAILSFFVFQLLALLVFAQPGIPVTKWTPDGNSYYQAEKGEIVKTDLPGLTKTTFISKKDLTVNGKAIAPRSFQLSEDGKLALIYTNAKRVWRYPTRGDYWVLNRTTGELKQIGKGKPESTLQFAKFSPDATKVAYVCEHNIYVEDLASGAIKKLTDDKGTKKLINGTFDWVYEEEFAMRDGFRWSPDGKSIAYWQIDANQIRDYFMLNTTDSVYSQVIPVEYPKVGEPPSPARIGVVDINNADTKWMNVPGDPAQHYIVRMEWSAPGEIILQQLNRRQNESKLMLCNTATAEAKTIYTESDSAWVATVSEWTDDVTGWDWINGKKEFLWLSEKDGWRHLYRVTRDGAKETLITKGDYDVIDVLLADEKTGYVYFTASPKNATQKYLYKTKLDGKGKLELVSPSNEIGTHGYEIAPSGKFARHTFSNYYTMPMTEWVYLPAHTPFNEKDDISKKVKPASEVNSNTSYFQVTTDDGVTLDGWMVKPNNFDPNKKYPLVFYVYGEPAAATVTDSYGAAGNFLYAGDMEADGYIQVSVDNRGTPAPRGRAWRKSIYKNIGQLNIRDQAFAAKQIVKWPFIDSTRVAVWGWSGGGSSTLNLLFQYPETYQTGISIAPVTSSLLYDNIYTERYMGLPQEDMAPYKMGAALTYAKNLRGNLLVIHGTGDDNVHYQNMEMLVNELVKHKKQFQFMAYPNRTHGISEGQGTFQHLAALYTKFLKENCPPGGRTEEEVKQAAASGKKGF comes from the coding sequence ATGTTATTCCGGAAATCAAAAAAAGCCATTCTTTCCTTTTTTGTGTTTCAATTGCTGGCGCTGCTGGTGTTTGCCCAACCGGGCATACCCGTCACCAAATGGACCCCTGATGGGAACAGTTATTACCAGGCCGAAAAAGGCGAGATCGTCAAGACCGATCTGCCTGGTTTGACCAAGACCACCTTTATCAGCAAAAAGGATCTTACGGTCAATGGAAAAGCCATTGCCCCCCGTAGTTTTCAACTTTCTGAGGACGGTAAGCTTGCTCTTATTTACACGAATGCCAAACGTGTATGGCGCTATCCTACCCGGGGTGATTACTGGGTATTGAACCGCACCACGGGTGAATTAAAACAAATTGGCAAGGGTAAACCTGAGTCAACACTCCAATTTGCCAAATTCTCCCCCGATGCGACCAAGGTAGCCTATGTATGTGAGCACAATATTTATGTGGAAGACCTGGCCAGTGGCGCCATCAAAAAACTGACCGATGACAAGGGTACCAAAAAACTCATCAACGGGACCTTTGACTGGGTATATGAAGAAGAGTTTGCCATGCGTGATGGTTTTCGCTGGAGCCCCGATGGAAAAAGCATTGCTTACTGGCAGATCGATGCCAATCAGATTCGCGATTATTTCATGCTGAACACCACCGACTCGGTGTATAGCCAGGTGATTCCGGTAGAATACCCCAAAGTAGGTGAGCCCCCGTCGCCGGCACGTATCGGCGTAGTTGATATCAACAATGCAGATACCAAATGGATGAATGTACCCGGCGATCCCGCTCAACATTATATTGTGCGAATGGAATGGAGCGCCCCCGGCGAGATCATTCTGCAACAACTCAACCGTCGCCAGAATGAAAGCAAGCTGATGCTCTGCAATACAGCCACGGCCGAAGCAAAGACCATCTACACCGAATCAGATTCAGCCTGGGTAGCTACCGTCAGTGAGTGGACCGACGATGTGACCGGCTGGGACTGGATCAATGGTAAAAAAGAATTTCTCTGGTTGAGTGAAAAAGATGGCTGGCGTCATCTCTACCGCGTCACCCGCGATGGAGCAAAAGAAACACTGATCACCAAAGGCGATTATGATGTGATCGATGTATTGCTCGCCGATGAAAAAACAGGGTATGTCTATTTTACGGCTTCACCTAAAAATGCCACCCAGAAATATTTATACAAAACCAAACTGGATGGCAAAGGAAAACTGGAATTGGTTTCCCCTTCCAATGAAATAGGTACACATGGATATGAGATCGCGCCAAGTGGAAAATTTGCGCGGCATACTTTCTCTAATTATTATACCATGCCCATGACCGAGTGGGTTTATCTGCCTGCTCATACCCCTTTCAACGAAAAAGATGATATCAGCAAAAAGGTAAAACCTGCTTCGGAAGTGAATTCAAATACTTCATATTTTCAGGTTACCACCGATGATGGTGTTACCCTGGATGGCTGGATGGTAAAACCCAACAATTTTGATCCGAATAAAAAATATCCCCTGGTTTTCTATGTGTATGGCGAACCAGCTGCAGCAACCGTAACCGACAGCTATGGCGCCGCAGGCAATTTTCTGTATGCCGGCGATATGGAAGCGGATGGATATATACAGGTCTCTGTGGATAACCGCGGTACTCCCGCTCCCCGCGGACGGGCCTGGAGAAAATCAATCTATAAAAATATCGGGCAGCTCAATATCCGGGACCAGGCCTTTGCCGCTAAGCAAATTGTAAAATGGCCCTTTATCGACAGCACGCGGGTGGCCGTATGGGGATGGAGCGGTGGTGGTTCATCCACCCTCAACTTGCTCTTCCAATACCCCGAAACCTATCAAACTGGTATTTCCATTGCGCCGGTTACCAGCTCCCTGCTGTATGATAATATCTACACTGAAAGGTATATGGGTCTTCCCCAGGAAGATATGGCTCCCTATAAAATGGGCGCCGCCCTTACCTATGCAAAAAACCTGCGGGGTAATTTGCTGGTGATCCATGGTACAGGAGATGATAATGTACACTATCAGAATATGGAAATGCTGGTGAATGAACTGGTGAAACACAAGAAACAATTCCAATTCATGGCCTACCCCAATCGCACACATGGTATCAGCGAAGGTCAGGGCACGTTTCAACACCTTGCCGCATTGTACACTAAATTTTTAAAAGAAAACTGCCCTCCGGGTGGAAGAACAGAAGAAGAAGTGAAGCAGGCAGCGGCTTCGGGGAAGAAAGGGTTTTAG
- a CDS encoding DUF1080 domain-containing protein yields MKRSLVLLALVISISSLAQRKGDPALTEVWQPEPRVVTPGPTAAGVPSDAIALFDGKDLSGWQKKMGGGAPEWKVADDILTVVGGKGDIQTKEGFGSCQLHIEWRTPAVVAGNGQGRGNSGIFLMGRYELQILDNYNNRTYSNGQAASIYKQHMPLVNACRPPGEWQTYDIVFTAPRFNTKDSSLISPAYITVIHNGVLVQNHTAIWGGTEYIGVAEYKLHSDREPIILQDHGNPVSFRNIWIRKLD; encoded by the coding sequence ATGAAACGATCTCTTGTCCTCCTTGCTTTAGTTATTTCTATTTCTTCATTAGCCCAGCGCAAAGGCGACCCCGCATTGACCGAGGTATGGCAACCCGAACCCAGGGTAGTAACCCCCGGCCCTACGGCCGCTGGTGTCCCATCCGATGCAATCGCTTTGTTCGATGGCAAAGACCTTTCCGGTTGGCAAAAGAAAATGGGTGGCGGTGCTCCTGAATGGAAAGTGGCCGATGATATACTGACCGTTGTAGGAGGTAAGGGGGATATACAAACCAAAGAAGGATTTGGCAGTTGCCAGTTACATATTGAATGGCGCACTCCCGCCGTTGTGGCCGGAAACGGACAGGGCAGGGGAAATAGCGGGATTTTCCTGATGGGCCGCTATGAACTGCAGATCCTGGATAATTATAATAACCGCACCTATAGCAATGGACAGGCGGCCAGTATTTACAAACAACACATGCCCCTGGTCAATGCCTGCCGGCCTCCGGGCGAATGGCAAACCTATGATATCGTATTTACCGCTCCGCGTTTCAATACCAAAGACAGCAGCCTGATCTCCCCGGCCTATATCACCGTCATCCACAATGGCGTATTGGTGCAAAACCATACCGCTATCTGGGGTGGCACCGAATATATCGGCGTGGCTGAATACAAACTCCATAGCGACCGGGAACCCATAATTTTACAAGACCATGGCAACCCTGTGAGCTTTAGGAACATCTGGATTAGAAAGCTGGATTAA
- a CDS encoding amidohydrolase — protein MSSLTISLIQTALHWEDPAANRRMFEEKIRSITEKTELVLLPEMFSTGFSMDPARLAETMDGPTVSWMKELSAERKIILAGSLIIRDGDEFYNRLLWVLPNGQIGVYDKRHLFAYAGEDEKYSPGNKRLIASVKGWRINLLICYDLRFPVWARQQSQEEGPEYDLLIYVANWPARRAHAWKSLLPARAIENQSYVIGLNRVGEDGNGHYYSGDSLVIDPLGQTLFHQADTETIHTITLEKKSLEEVRGQMPFWKDGDPFLLSL, from the coding sequence ATGTCATCACTCACGATCAGTCTTATACAAACGGCCCTCCATTGGGAAGACCCGGCAGCTAACCGGCGTATGTTTGAGGAGAAGATCCGGTCCATAACAGAAAAGACCGAATTGGTCCTCCTGCCCGAGATGTTCTCGACCGGATTTAGTATGGACCCGGCAAGACTGGCGGAGACCATGGATGGCCCCACAGTGAGTTGGATGAAAGAGCTCAGTGCCGAACGAAAGATCATCCTCGCGGGCAGCCTGATCATTCGTGATGGGGATGAATTTTATAACCGTCTGCTTTGGGTTTTGCCCAATGGGCAAATAGGAGTGTATGATAAACGACATTTGTTTGCCTATGCCGGCGAAGATGAAAAATATTCACCCGGTAATAAACGCCTGATCGCTTCTGTAAAGGGTTGGCGGATCAACCTGCTGATCTGTTATGATCTGAGGTTTCCGGTTTGGGCCAGGCAGCAATCACAGGAAGAAGGCCCCGAATACGACCTGCTGATCTATGTGGCCAACTGGCCAGCCAGGCGGGCGCATGCCTGGAAAAGCCTCTTACCGGCAAGGGCGATCGAAAACCAATCCTATGTAATAGGATTAAACCGGGTAGGCGAAGACGGGAATGGACATTACTATTCCGGTGACAGCCTCGTGATCGACCCTCTTGGGCAAACCTTATTTCATCAGGCAGATACAGAAACGATTCATACGATCACCCTCGAAAAAAAATCACTGGAAGAAGTGCGCGGCCAAATGCCTTTCTGGAAAGATGGCGACCCTTTTCTCCTAAGCCTTTAA
- the nagA gene encoding N-acetylglucosamine-6-phosphate deacetylase — protein sequence MKSAYLPSLIYTGSEERSGLAVLADDDIIQDLVPVTEIPSGYERIDLSGKILAPGFIDLQIYGGNGHLFSQQPTTESLEATYQYSLDGGATHFCITIATNSREVVSAGIRAVKAYWEKGGKGLLGLHLEGPFINKEKRGAHLEAFVHTPARKEILELLEEGKGVIRIMTLAPECCDPELIHLLQENGVIVSAGHSNATYEQATRAFNGGITLATHLYNAMSPLQSRAPGMVGAIYDHRLVMSSMVVDGVHTDLAAVRISKKIMGDRLFLITDAVAETAEGPYPHVFQGDRYCMPDGTLSGSALTMMKAVKNCVDHCGISLEEACRMASTYPAKAAGLDNQLGYIRKGYEAAFTTISI from the coding sequence ATGAAATCAGCCTATCTCCCTTCCCTGATCTACACCGGTAGCGAAGAGCGATCGGGGCTGGCCGTGCTTGCAGACGATGATATCATTCAAGACCTGGTACCTGTTACAGAAATCCCCTCCGGGTATGAACGCATTGATCTTTCCGGAAAGATCCTTGCTCCGGGTTTTATTGACCTGCAGATATATGGCGGCAATGGGCATCTTTTTTCACAACAACCCACCACCGAAAGTCTGGAAGCCACTTATCAATACAGCCTTGACGGAGGCGCCACTCACTTTTGTATTACCATTGCTACCAATAGCCGTGAAGTGGTTTCTGCAGGTATCCGGGCAGTAAAAGCCTATTGGGAAAAAGGGGGTAAGGGTTTATTGGGCCTGCACCTTGAAGGGCCATTTATCAATAAAGAAAAAAGAGGCGCCCACCTGGAGGCGTTTGTCCATACACCTGCCAGAAAAGAGATCCTTGAATTACTGGAAGAAGGGAAAGGCGTAATCAGGATCATGACCCTGGCGCCCGAATGTTGTGACCCGGAACTGATCCATTTACTTCAGGAGAATGGCGTGATCGTTTCTGCGGGACATAGCAATGCCACCTATGAACAAGCCACCCGTGCCTTTAACGGAGGTATTACACTGGCTACTCATTTATACAATGCCATGTCTCCCCTGCAGAGCCGTGCCCCCGGCATGGTGGGCGCCATCTATGATCATCGGTTAGTGATGAGCAGTATGGTGGTGGATGGTGTGCATACTGATCTTGCCGCCGTGCGCATCAGCAAAAAGATCATGGGTGACCGGCTATTTCTCATTACTGATGCAGTGGCCGAAACAGCCGAAGGGCCTTATCCGCATGTATTTCAGGGCGACCGCTATTGTATGCCGGATGGAACCTTATCAGGCTCTGCCCTAACCATGATGAAAGCAGTAAAAAACTGTGTTGACCATTGTGGTATTTCACTCGAGGAGGCTTGTCGTATGGCAAGCACCTATCCTGCGAAGGCTGCAGGTCTTGATAACCAACTGGGGTATATCAGGAAGGGATATGAAGCCGCATTCACCACAATCTCCATTTAA
- a CDS encoding peptidase S41, with amino-acid sequence MNKIILGILIPLLLTACTASRKTRAVPNIAPTALQEDYRVFRNLIESTHPSTYWYTSKPAMDSVFDWGMTQLADSMNERNFRKLLSYVYAHVHCGHSTIRSSKNYNRLVDTLRQLSFPLRIKTWGDTTVVTANLNRHDSILVRGTPLTHIDGIPIRTLVDTLAQFLSSDGYSFTHKYQSLSSGGNFSALYTTVFGIKNKYRIGYLDNTGKEKEVTIPVFDPRKDSLFRRGIAQMRRPPKSERKQQERNNSRQLLFADPDSTGYMTLNSFSNGYGLKKFFRTSFRSLRQQKTKNLVIDVRGNGGGNVGNSTLLTKFIARQPFRLADSLYAIRKNPPHGKYVQNNFFNKLFLLFFTRKKADGYYHFGFYEKHYFKPKKKNRFNGHVYIVTGGNSFSATTLFAGTLREQDNVTIIGEETGGAAYGNSAWLIPYVTLPHSKVRFRLPLFRLVTHPLKPKDGKGVQPEIFVGPSVDAIRNGLDYKIEEVKKRILASHVQ; translated from the coding sequence ATGAACAAAATCATTTTAGGGATCCTTATCCCCCTGCTTCTTACCGCCTGCACGGCCAGCCGCAAAACCAGGGCCGTTCCAAATATCGCACCCACCGCACTCCAGGAAGATTATCGGGTTTTTCGGAACCTGATTGAGTCAACACATCCAAGCACGTATTGGTATACATCCAAGCCAGCTATGGACTCGGTATTCGATTGGGGCATGACCCAACTCGCCGATTCCATGAATGAAAGAAATTTCAGGAAACTACTCAGTTATGTGTATGCGCATGTGCATTGCGGACATTCTACCATACGCTCGTCCAAAAATTACAACCGCCTCGTGGACACGCTTCGTCAGCTTTCTTTCCCCCTTCGCATCAAAACCTGGGGTGATACCACGGTGGTGACCGCCAATCTCAATCGCCATGATAGCATCCTGGTTCGGGGTACTCCCCTTACCCATATCGATGGGATTCCAATACGGACACTCGTGGATACCCTGGCGCAATTTCTCTCCTCCGATGGGTATTCATTTACCCATAAATACCAATCACTCAGCAGCGGTGGAAATTTCAGCGCGCTTTATACCACCGTGTTTGGCATAAAAAATAAATACCGTATCGGTTATTTGGATAATACAGGCAAAGAAAAAGAAGTGACCATTCCCGTATTCGATCCACGCAAGGATAGTTTGTTCCGAAGGGGAATCGCCCAGATGAGAAGACCGCCAAAAAGTGAAAGAAAACAACAGGAACGCAATAACTCGCGGCAACTCCTGTTTGCCGATCCGGATTCCACCGGATACATGACCCTCAATAGTTTTAGCAACGGGTATGGATTAAAAAAATTCTTCCGGACGTCTTTTCGCTCTTTGCGACAGCAAAAAACCAAAAACCTGGTGATCGATGTGCGTGGAAACGGCGGAGGTAATGTGGGGAATTCCACACTCCTGACCAAGTTTATTGCCCGCCAACCTTTTCGTCTGGCCGATTCACTCTATGCCATTCGTAAGAATCCACCGCATGGTAAATACGTTCAGAATAATTTCTTCAACAAGCTCTTCCTCCTTTTCTTCACCAGGAAAAAAGCAGATGGCTATTATCATTTTGGGTTTTATGAAAAACATTATTTCAAACCCAAAAAGAAAAATCGCTTCAATGGACATGTCTATATCGTTACGGGAGGCAACTCTTTTTCAGCCACCACGCTTTTTGCCGGGACATTAAGAGAACAAGACAATGTAACGATCATTGGAGAAGAAACCGGTGGTGCAGCCTATGGTAATTCTGCCTGGCTAATCCCTTATGTTACCCTTCCTCATTCAAAAGTTCGCTTTCGTTTGCCCTTGTTTCGCCTTGTTACCCATCCGTTAAAACCAAAAGACGGGAAAGGGGTACAGCCGGAGATCTTTGTAGGGCCGAGTGTAGATGCCATACGAAATGGGTTGGATTATAAAATTGAAGAAGTAAAAAAACGCATCCTCGCGTCACATGTACAATAG
- the thiL gene encoding thiamine-phosphate kinase, which translates to MPERTEIATLGEFGLIEHLTRNNETRNATTLLSVGDDAAVIDHFGKQTVVTTDLLVEGVHFDLSYTPLKHLGYKSIVVNLSDIYAMNATPTQVVVSLGISNRFSVESLEEFYEGIYAACREYNVDLVGGDTTSSQKGMIISVTALGEVAPDKYVKRSTAQKGDLLCVSGDLGAAYIGLLFLEREKKIYLENPQIQPDLEGEAYVIGRLLKPEARKDIIAFFEEKGIMPTSMMDISDGLSSEILHICKQSELGCILYEEKIPVAQDSKLAAYKFEIDPTACALSGGEDYELVFTVAQTDYEKIKDNEAISIVGYMTEPEKGAQIITKGGSQHPLTAQGWNHLKK; encoded by the coding sequence ATGCCGGAACGGACAGAAATAGCTACCCTGGGAGAATTTGGATTGATCGAGCACCTGACACGAAACAATGAAACACGCAATGCCACCACGCTGCTGAGTGTGGGCGATGATGCCGCGGTGATCGATCATTTTGGCAAACAAACCGTGGTCACTACCGACCTGTTGGTAGAAGGTGTTCATTTTGACCTGTCCTATACCCCTCTCAAACACCTGGGGTATAAAAGCATTGTCGTCAATCTGAGTGATATCTATGCCATGAATGCCACGCCCACTCAGGTAGTGGTGAGCCTGGGCATCAGCAACCGGTTCAGTGTGGAATCGCTCGAAGAGTTTTATGAAGGGATCTATGCTGCCTGCCGCGAATACAATGTGGACCTCGTAGGCGGTGATACCACCTCCTCGCAAAAAGGAATGATCATTTCGGTTACAGCCCTGGGTGAAGTGGCCCCGGATAAATATGTAAAAAGAAGCACCGCGCAAAAAGGGGACCTCCTTTGTGTAAGTGGTGATTTAGGTGCTGCCTATATCGGATTGCTCTTCCTCGAAAGAGAAAAAAAGATCTATCTCGAGAACCCACAGATACAACCCGACCTGGAAGGAGAAGCCTATGTAATAGGCAGGCTTCTCAAACCTGAAGCAAGAAAAGATATCATTGCCTTCTTCGAAGAAAAAGGGATCATGCCCACGTCCATGATGGATATCAGCGACGGGCTTAGCTCAGAGATCCTCCACATTTGCAAACAAAGCGAATTGGGTTGTATCTTGTATGAAGAGAAGATCCCTGTGGCGCAGGACTCAAAACTGGCGGCCTATAAATTTGAAATAGACCCGACTGCCTGTGCCCTGAGCGGGGGCGAAGATTACGAGCTTGTTTTCACGGTGGCCCAGACGGATTATGAAAAAATAAAGGACAATGAAGCAATCAGTATTGTGGGCTATATGACAGAACCGGAAAAAGGTGCGCAGATCATCACCAAAGGCGGTAGCCAACACCCCCTCACCGCACAGGGATGGAACCATTTGAAGAAATGA
- a CDS encoding inositol monophosphatase, with product MKQALLEAVLAGGAELLRFYHKDFIISNKEGVNNLVTEADHAAEKAIFEVIKKHYPDHYILSEEAGVMAQDSPYKWIVDPIDGTVNFAHGLPICCVSIGVEKDGEMILGAVYAPVLNELFVAEKGKGATLNDKPIHVSQETDVWKSCLVTGFPYSYLDMENGPLDVFDRLIRKGVPVRRLGSAAIDLCWVAAGRFDGFYEHKLQAWDSAAGFLMVEEAGGTVTDFNGDRYSPYQPHLVATNGQIQTQLLQIIHNTY from the coding sequence ATGAAACAAGCCCTATTAGAAGCCGTACTTGCCGGTGGTGCAGAATTACTCAGGTTCTACCATAAAGATTTTATCATTTCGAATAAAGAAGGGGTCAATAACCTCGTTACCGAAGCCGATCATGCGGCGGAAAAAGCGATCTTTGAAGTGATCAAAAAACATTACCCCGATCATTATATCCTGAGTGAGGAAGCCGGGGTCATGGCCCAGGATTCCCCTTATAAATGGATCGTGGATCCCATAGATGGTACCGTGAATTTTGCCCATGGATTACCCATTTGTTGTGTGTCGATCGGTGTGGAAAAAGACGGAGAAATGATCCTGGGTGCTGTTTACGCACCGGTACTGAATGAACTTTTTGTAGCCGAAAAAGGAAAAGGCGCTACACTGAATGATAAACCGATCCATGTCAGCCAGGAAACCGATGTCTGGAAATCCTGTCTCGTTACGGGTTTTCCTTATAGCTACCTGGATATGGAGAACGGACCGCTGGATGTATTTGACCGGCTTATCCGAAAGGGAGTGCCGGTAAGACGTTTGGGTTCGGCGGCCATTGACCTCTGCTGGGTGGCCGCAGGAAGGTTTGATGGATTCTATGAACACAAACTCCAGGCATGGGATAGTGCCGCCGGTTTCCTGATGGTGGAAGAAGCGGGAGGAACAGTAACGGATTTCAACGGTGATCGGTATTCACCCTATCAACCCCATCTGGTCGCCACCAACGGACAGATACAAACACAATTACTTCAGATCATACATAATACTTATTGA
- a CDS encoding glycosyltransferase family 2 protein has protein sequence MKLSLLLVSYNSLLPLRSCLRSVEEAVRVCGFAVEVIVVDNASADQTLEILSHEFPGVKWVANTTNTGFSKACNQAFVMASGEYALFLNPDTVIPADALAKTISFLDHNPGVGALGVRMLDEKGRFLKESKRGMPGPRASFFKLFGLAALFPSSPFFAAYYAGHLKEDEPGEIDALSGAFLLIRSSLFRELGGFDESFFMYAEDIDLSIRIKKAGYSCYYFPQVTITHAKGKSTIKDKLYRERFYGAMAIFVNKYYGQEPLKAGFLKLGIRFRQLLAGWIG, from the coding sequence GTGAAACTCTCACTCCTGCTCGTCTCTTATAACTCCCTTCTTCCTCTCCGTTCCTGCTTACGATCGGTGGAGGAAGCAGTACGCGTTTGTGGTTTTGCCGTGGAAGTGATCGTTGTCGACAATGCTTCGGCGGATCAGACTCTGGAAATTCTATCGCATGAATTTCCGGGAGTAAAATGGGTGGCCAATACCACCAACACGGGTTTTTCAAAAGCCTGTAACCAGGCTTTTGTTATGGCCAGCGGAGAATATGCCCTCTTTCTGAATCCCGATACGGTCATACCGGCGGATGCGCTTGCTAAAACCATCAGCTTTTTAGACCATAACCCAGGTGTAGGGGCACTGGGGGTTCGGATGCTGGATGAGAAGGGCCGTTTTCTGAAAGAATCCAAGCGGGGAATGCCCGGCCCACGCGCCAGTTTTTTTAAATTATTTGGCCTCGCTGCGTTGTTTCCATCTTCCCCATTTTTTGCGGCCTACTATGCCGGACATCTGAAAGAAGATGAACCCGGAGAAATTGATGCCCTTTCAGGGGCTTTTCTTCTGATCCGAAGCAGCTTGTTCCGTGAACTGGGAGGTTTTGACGAGTCATTCTTCATGTACGCCGAGGATATAGACCTGAGTATCCGCATAAAGAAAGCAGGGTATTCCTGTTATTATTTTCCCCAGGTGACCATCACCCACGCCAAAGGTAAAAGCACGATCAAAGACAAGCTGTACCGTGAAAGGTTTTATGGGGCCATGGCTATTTTTGTCAATAAATACTATGGCCAGGAACCACTAAAAGCGGGCTTCCTGAAATTGGGGATCCGGTTTCGCCAGCTACTTGCCGGTTGGATAGGTTGA